The following DNA comes from Peribacillus sp. FSL E2-0218.
AACTCGAATCGATATTGGCGGAAGCGGCCCGCGATGACGAGGTTAAAATGCTTGTCCTAACAGGGGCGGGTACCAAGGCCTTCTGCTCAGGCGGGGATTTGAGTGAGTTTCAAGATTTATATACCGAAGAAGAGGCCTTTACGATGTTATCGCGAATGGGTGAGATTCTGTATACACTAGCAGTTTTTCCAAAACCGACCCTGGCCTATATTAATGGCAGCGCTATTGGCGGTGGATGCGAAATAGCGACTGCCTGTGATTTCCGTTTAGCGAAAAGCGGAGTCAAGCTAGGATTTGTACAAGGGACGCTAGGGATCACTACGGGCTGGGGCGGCGCATCGATTTTACTTGAAAAAATACCAGGGCAAAAGGCGTTAAAGCTATTGATGGATGCAAGCATACATAAGGCGGAAGAGGCTCAAGGATTCGGTTTCGTAGATGAAATAGTCGGCGAGGAAGGATGGGAAGGTTTCGCGGAAAAATTACTCCGCCATGAGACAGGGGTATTGGCGGCTTATAAAAAGGTGCTGGTCAATAAGTGGCAGGCGAGTGGCCTTAAAGGGAGAATGGAGGCTGAAATCCATGAGTGTGCCAAACTTTGGGCAAGTGATGCACATCATGCTGCTGTCCGCCGTTTCTTAAGCATGAAAAAATAAAAAATTACTGCCTCTATATTTCTTCTATCTTTCCTAGCATGTGCATATTATGAATTAAAACTTGCTAAGGAGGTAGAGGGATGTCGATTGCGAGACAAGATGCATGGACCCATGATGAGGATTTGCTGTTGGCTGAAGTGGTGCTAAGGCATATAAGAGAGGGCAGTACACAATTGAAGGCCTTTGAAGAAGTGGGGAAGCAATTATCAAGAACATCGGCGGCTTGTGGGTTTCGGTGGAATTCTTTTGTAAGGAAGCAATATAAATCGGGGATCGAGCTGGCAAAGAGACAAAGGAAGGAACAGGCCGTCCTTGAGCCTGATGCGGAGCAGAATCCTGTTGCAGCAGTGGAACATAGCAAGTTTGAACAAGAGGAGTCCCAAGAGGAAGTACAAGATTCTATTACGCTTCAGAAGGTAATATTATATTTAACCAAAATGGATGAGTTCTTCCAGGTTGATAATAGGGAGAAGGAACGGATATCCGCGCACTCCCTACTTATTGAACAGGAAAATTGCCGTTTGCAGGAAGAGAATGCCCTGTTGAGAGAAAACTTGAATGCTGTGGAGGAAGATTATCGTGCACTGATGCAAATCATGGAGCGTGCCAGGAAGCTTAGTGTACAAGAGGATGAAAAAACGAACCCGAAAGTGAGTTTTCAGATGGATAAGAACGGTAATTTGGAAAGAGTCAACAAATAAAAAAGGCGGGTGGAAAAATCCGCCCGCATTTCGTTATTCTTCTGTATCTGTTTCTGTCTTCGTTTGGTTGTCGAATGGGCTCCAAATCAGCGGGTTTTCTCCGAGGTCCCGGTCCATGTCATAGGAAACGGCAGAAAAGCCCATCTTTTTCCAAAAATCTTGTGAGTGAACCCTTGGATTGGTTTTAATAGGCATGTTCAGGCTTTTGGCGAATTCGACCAAAGCTTTTCCATACCCTTTTTTCTGATAGTTAGGGAGGACTTCAAGTTTCCAAAGAACAAGGAAGTCCCTTGAATTGTCAAAATACTGATCAAATTTAGCGCTTCTTTTGTACAGGCTCATCCTGGCTACAAGTTTGTCGCCGTAAAAGATTCCATAAAAAGGTGATTGGCTGTCATTTTCGATGATGTTACCTTCCAAATCATCTAGCATTGACAGTTCCTGAATCCCGTATTCTTTGAATTTTTTGAATTCCTCAAGCGTTTTAAAATTTACAAGTAAACGTTCCACCTTGTATTCCATAAAAAAGCTCCCCCTTAATTCTGATAAACCTCTTCGATAGTGACCTTCGAAAGTCATCCCGCTGCCAGGTACCTTTCCGAAACCCGGCAAAAGGCTAAATCTAGCATGACATCGACCCATCCTGCTGACTTATGCTTATAGCCATTGCCAACCATCTCCGCCCCTAGCCTTCGATTGCTCGCCGCTTTTAGGTTGGAGGTATTTTCTATCCCTTAAAGAGTGAAGATTGGCTAAGCTTTTCGTATCTAATATACCATTAATTCAATGTTTAAAGAAGAAAATAAATCTCCGGCATCTCATTTATGGCACTTTTAATTGGAATGTTTTTCGAGTCGTGCGCATCGGATCTTCCTAACGCTGGGTCGCGGAATTTTTCAAAGGGGATGGTATGAAATTAGATGCAGGATAAAAAAGATTATGTGTTAAAATAGTAAATATATCTAGAAAAGTAAGGATTGGTAATATGCGCATTGGAATCATTGGAGGAGGGGCGATCGGCCTGCTGTTTGCATCTCGTTTGAGCGGCAAACATCTTGTGACGCTCTATACTCGCACAGAACAGCAGGCCTCAATCATCAATCATGACGGGCTCCGGCTAATCGAAGAAGGTGAAAGCCGGTTACTGGACAGCGTCATGTCGAAAAGCTTGGACGAAGGGATAACCGATCACGACCTCCTTATTACGGCAGTTAAACAATACCACCTTCCACACATCCTTCCTGCGATCAATAGCCTTGATGTACCGTTATTGTTCTTGCAGAATGGCTACGGGCATATTGCTCATTTAAGGAAGCTGAAATCTCCTGCCGTCTATGTGGGAGTCGTGGAGCATGGGGCCTTGAGACATGATGCGAATACAGTGGAGCATACCGGGCTTGGCCTTACCAGGATCGCTTCCTTTAAAGGGGAGCTGGATCGGCTCTCGTTAGTGAATGAGAAGATAGATGGTTTTCCTTTTATTAAGAGCGGGGACTATCGATCGATGCTCCTCGATAAACTTGTCGTCAATGCAGTGATCAATCCATTAACAGCGATCCTGCAAGTGAAAAATGGCAGCTTGATCACCAATGCTTTTTATTATCAATTGTTTCAGGAACTTTTTGATGAGATCTCCGGGATTTTGGAATTGGAGAATAAAGCAGAGTCATTTGAACATGTCAAATCCGTTTGCATGGCGACTGCAGGGAATCGATCGTCCATGCTCAAGGATTTGGAAAAGGGCAGCCAAACGGAAATTGATGCTATATTGGGTCATATACTTTCCATGGCAGAGGGTAAGGGGAAAACTTTTGGCCTGGCGTCTTCTCTATATAAGATGATCAAGGGGAAAGAGACTCAGGGGGGATGAGTGTGTGCCGAACGTTGTTTCTAGTCTAGTCGCGATATTCATTACATTGCCTTTTGTAGGGTATATACTTTTTTTTATAGGCGCCAAACAATTCACGGGAAACCATAGGCGCTCCGTTCAGTTCGCGATGGACATGAGTGCGCTGCTTTTCGTAATATCCGTCCATTATTTAATCATTGCCATTTGGGATAAGCATATCCTTTGGGTGATCATGCTGATCATGATCGTCAACGCATCCGTGGTGGTCATGGTCCATTACAAGGTGAAAGAGGAAATCATCTTCCATAAGGTGGTAAAGGGTTTTTGGAGAGTGAACTTCGCCTTCTTTTTCGTTGCGTACATTCTATTATTTTCCATCGGATTAATTACAAGTATTACAAAGATATTTACTACATAAAATAGAACACCACATCAATTTTCTGCTGCTGGGCAACTTCTTTTGTTTTCTTAAACCGGAATGTTATACTCTAAAAAGAATTGTAGTTGCAGAGAAAGGGAGAACAGAAATGGAGATGAAAGATCTCGCGTTACCATCTTTAAACCGTTTTGCATCGGACTATTTACAAAACCATCTTGAAGCGGAGGATTATTTTCATTATGACTTGTCCAAGCCGGCTATATATCGCGATAGATATAATGAATTGATGAACCGTGCTTTTTCCCGTCGTGAATTATCCGATTACATACAACGATACATGTCCCGTTTTTCGAGCAGTGAGGGAGTTAAAGGAAATATCGAAAGGTTGCGCAGGGATGATTCCGTTGTCGTGATCGGCGGACAGCAGGCTGGGTTGCTATCAGGTCCGCTTTATACCATCCATAAAGTGATTTCGATCATAAAACTTGCGGAAGAACAGGAGAAAGAACTTGGACGCCCTGTCATACCGGTTTTTTGGATAGCCGGGGAAGATCATGATTTGGCTGAGGTCAATCATGTGTATGTTATGAAAAACGGAAAGCCGCACAAAAAAACGTATCCTTCCTATCAGCCTTATAAAACGATGGTATCGGATGTGGAGCTTGAAACGGAAAAGGCAGAGAAGTGGTTCGAAGAAATCATCGAAACCTATGGAGAAACGGCCTTTACGAATAAACTCCTGATCAATATGAAAGAAACGATTAAGGAATCGAAAACCTTTGTCGACTTTTTTGCCCGCCTGATACATGAGTGGTTCCATGAATATGGTCTATTACTCGTGGATGCAGCAGATCCCGACTTAAGGCAAATCGAGAAGGGTCACTTTGTATCGATGATCCAAAAAAGTGAGCGGATCGCTGAAGTGGTCGAGGATCAACAAGCATTCATGCAGGCAAAAGGTTATCCGAAAATGATCGAAATGGATAGACACGCCGCGAATTTATTTTATTATGATCCAGAAAAGAAAGATCGATGTTTACTGGAGCGTGTAGAGGGCGGCTTCAGCGGTAAAACCGCGGAGGCATCGTTTTCGGAGGCGGAACTGCTGATGATAGCCCAGAATCATCCTGAACGGCTAAGCAACAATGTCATCACACGTCCGCTTATGCAGGAAATGCTATTTCCGGTATTGGCCTTCATTTCCGGTCCGGGGGAGATTGCCTATTGGGCCGAATTAAAACGTGCCTTTGAGTTGTTTTCGATGAAAATGCCGCCAATCATCCCTAGGTTAAACATCACGATTGTAGAACGGGGTGTCCTAACCGATTTAGAAGAAATGGAACTTACTTTGGAAACTGTTTTGACTGAAGGAACCGCCAATGCTGTAAAACGGTACTTGGAAGCAGTGGAAGATGAGAAAACGGCTGATCTCTTCGGGAAACTGAAATCACAGCTTGAAGAGAATCATAAAAAACTCTCAGACCATGCTGTTTCTTTAGATAAAGGGATTGAGCCGATGCTGAACAAAAATATGGAATTCATCCAAAAGCAATTGGATTTCATATATGGGAAAATCGGTGACCGAACAAAGGAACGTCATGCGGTTACATTGAAAAAATATGAACGGATCGCCCATTCGCTTTTTCCGCTGGAATCGCCTCAAGAGCGGATCTGGAATGCTTTTTATTACCTGAATCAATATGGAACGGAATTCATTAGCGATATCATGAAGCTGGATTACCAATTCAATAATCAGCACAAACTGATTTTCATTTAGAAAAACGAGCCGTTTTGGGAATGGTGGCGGATTAAATTTCATGCTGCATAGCGTTGCTGAATGCCAACCCCTGTCGAAGGTTAATAAATGGAAAAAAGGATGAATGCTATAGCCTGTCTAGGTTTGTAGTTTAAGGGGGTTCGGATTGGAAAATTCCGAACCCCCTTTTATGTTCAGAGATTGGCTCTGCTAAACCACTTACGGTCAGCCATTTTTCAGGTGCTTTCATGTAATTGGTCCTTACAGTTTTGGAAGCGGAATGGGAGCCTCGGACCCGCATGAAGTGGTCCAACACACTTGCTCTTCTTGCGAAAGAAACCTTCTTTTATTCGGGGGTGTGCATAGGGTAAGGAGGTGGGATTTCTTTGTTGAAAATAGTGTTCAATAACTTGTAAGTTGGCCGATACAAAAACGTTATGGTCTGCGGTCGCTTAGAATGAAAGGGTAAAAGTGCAACAAAGTGGTTTGGGACGGAAGGTGCGAGACTCCTGTTGCAAAGGTTACGTGATGCCCCCCCAGGCACCCGGACCGACCGTTGAAAACGAGTGCCTTTCATTAAAATCCTTCGAATGTTGCACACGTAAACTTCGCAGGTATTCATCGAGTTTGTCCACAGGATGAAAGACAGGTGCTAAAGCCTGTCTTTTTCTGTTTCCTGGACACCTGTCAGGCATTGCTTCGACAGGAATAGCGGGACTGCGTCCTAGTTTGAGTCCATTCGAGGGAAATGCACGGTTCTTTGAAAAAATTGGCTAAATAAAAAAGGCATTGAAAAGAAGGGAATTATTACTTGGAAGGAGAAAGTAAAAACAAGTGGAGAAAGGTGGGGGATTGTGGTACATTGAGATTAGAATGTGGGGGTAATGGGTATGTTCATGGGAGAGTACCATCATAACATCGATATTAAGGGCCGTTTGATAGTCCCAGTGAAATTCCGGGACAATCTCGGGGAGCAATTTGTATTGACCCGCGGACTCGATCAATGTTTATTTGGTTACCCTATGGAAGAGTGGAAGCTGCTTGAAGAAAAGCTGAAAGCCTTGCCTTTAACAAAAAAAGATGCCCGGGCCTTTACCCGTTTTTTCTTTTCTGCAGCGACAGAATGTGAAATTGACAAACAAGGGCGAATTAATATCCCCACGCCGCTTACTTCATATGGCCAATTGGAAAAAGAATGTGTAATTCTTGGTGTTACCAATCGTATTGAGATTTGGAGCAAATCCCTTTGGGAAAACTATTTTTCAGCTTCGGAGGATTCTTTCGCTGAGATAGCAGAAAATATGATTGGCTTTGATATTTAAGGCTGCCCTCAGAAATAGAGTCACTCAATAACCGATTGGAAGGATGTCTAGCATGTTTCAACATACGACAGTGTTATTAAAAGAGACGGTTGATGGATTGAACATCAAACCTGATGGAGTTTACGTAGATTGTACACTAGGAGGAGCCGGTCACAGCGAATACTTGCTTTCACAGCTCTCTGACAAGGGCAGGCTTTATGCTTTTGATCAGGATGAAACGGCGATTCGGAATGCTAAGGAAAAACTGGAAAGCTATGGTGAACGCATCGTGCTTGTTCCTAATAATTTTAAATACTTGAAAGAAGAGTTGAATGCCAGGGGAATCGAGAAAGTCGATGGGATCCTATACGATTTAGGAGTGTCATCGCCTCAATTGGATACACCGGAACGGGGTTTCAGTTATAACCATGATGCTCCTTTGGATATGAGGATGGACCAAAGTGCGGCCATTTCTGCTTATGATGTCGTGAATTCTTGGTCATTCCATGATTTGATGAGGATTTTCTTTCAATACGGAGAAGAAAAGTTTTCCAAGCAAATCGCCAGGAAAATAGAAGCGGCACGCGAGATAAAACCGATTGAAACGACATTCGAGCTTGTGGAGCTGATTAAAGAAGGGATCCCAGCACCTGCAAGACGTAAAGGCGGACATCCTGCAAAACGGGTATTTCAAGCAATCAGGATCGCCGTGAACGATGAGCTTGGCGTCTTCGAGGATTCCCTGGAGCAAGCGATTTCGCTTTTGGATATGGAAGGCAGGATTTCGGTTATCACATTCCATTCACTTGAGGATAGGATTTGCAAAACGGTATTTAAGAAAGCGAGCAGCATGCCGGACCTTCCGCCTGGACTCCCTGTCATACCGGATGAATTCAAACCAACCCTAAAAATCATAACGAGAAAACCGATATTACCTTCGGAAGATGAATTGGAAGGGAATAACCGTTCACGTTCGGCTAAGCTAAGAATTGCTGAAAAGCAAAAAATATAGAAAAAATCAGTAAGGGGGAACAGGAATGAGTTCCATAGCCAAAAAAATGCAAGAACAGCAATATGAAGACCAACATCAGCAACAGACACAAACAGTGGTCATCCGTAAGGCGAAGATATCCATTGGTGAAGTTTTCTTACTATGTGCCCTTGCTATTATGGTTGCTTTTATGGGAGTGAAGATCGTTTCCAATCAAGCGGCCATTTATGAAACGAATAAAGAGATCCAGCTTGTTGAGTCGAAAATTGACGAACAGGGCAAAGTGAATGATGATTTGAAAGTGCAAGTTGCCGAACTTAGTACATACGAGAGAATTTGGAAAAAAGCTGCAGCGCTTGGGTTCAAGTTAAATAAGAATAATGTGAAGGGTGTGCAGTAATAATGCAGAAACAAAAAAATATGAAGCATGGGGCAGCCGGATTATTCTTCTTATTCGGCCTGCTCTTTTTTGTTTTAATTTGCCGCTTTTTATATATTCAGGTGACAGGAACAGCAGGCGGGGAAGTGCTTGCTTCGAAAATCGAAAAGAAATACGAGAAAAAACAGGTGATAGAGGCAAAAAGGGGCAGCATCCTCGATACAAAGGGGGAAGTCATCGCCGAGGATACTTCATCTTATATCTTAAGAGCTGTTCTCAGTGACAAGGAACCTAAGCACGTCGAGGATCCGGAAATGACCGCGAGCAAGCTTGCTAAATATATTGACATGGATGAGCAGGAAATTTATGAGCGTCTTACCAGTAATAAAAAGGCTTATCAAGTCGAATTTGGCAGCGCGGGCAAGGATTTGACCCAGGTCGTCAAACAGAAAATCGAAAAAATGGAGCTGCCGGGCATTACATTCGGAAGGACGAATAAACGTTTTTACCCGAATGGAATTTTCGCATCCCATTTGATAGGGTATGTGGAAAAGGATGAGAAAACGGGCGAGATGGCCGGTAAGTTCGGCATTGAGAGGTATCTCAACAAAGAATTGAAGGAAACGAACGGGAAGCTGACGTATGACAGTGACTCATGGGGATTGCTATTACCGGATGCGAAGGAGAAAGTGGTTGCCCCGGATAATGGCAATGATGTCATGCTGACCATCGACAAGAAAATCCAAACCTTCTTGGAAGATTCATTGAGCAAAGTGCAGGCAAAATATGATCCCGAGCAAATCATAGCGATCGTATCCAATCCTAAAACGGGAGAGATTGTGGCGATGGGACAAAGGCCCACCTTCCATCCGACAACGAAAGTCGGGCTTACGGATACATGGCGCAACCTTGCCATTGAAGAAACCTTCGAGCCGGGATCAACGATGAAAACCTTCACGCTTGCGGCGGCTGTTGAGGAAGGAGTCTTCAAACCGAACGATAGTTTTGTAGCGGGAACCTATAAGGCCGGTTCAGGGGAAATTCATGATCATAGTGGAATCGAAAGAGGGAAAAGCATGACGTTTCTTGAAGGGGTCCAACGTTCTTCCAACGTCGCTTTCGCAACACTTGCCATGGATAAGATCGGTGCGGATACTTTCAGGGAGTATTTGACGAAATTCGGGTTCGACAACAAAACGGGAATCGATTTGCCGAATGAAATAACCGGTAAAATTCAATATAAGTACAAGCTTGAAAAAGTGACCACTGCCTTCGGGCAAGGTTCGACCGTCACCCCGATCCAACAGATCCAGGCTGCTTCCGCCATAGCCAATGACGGAAAGATGATGCAGCCTTATGTGATCAAAAGCATTTCCGATCAGGATACAGGCAAGGTTTTGAAAACGACAAAGCCGAAAGTGACAGGGAACCCGATTTCAGCAGAGACTGCCAAGCAGGTGCGTGACTATTTGGAAACGGTCATTTCTGCGAAAAAGGGGACAGGAAGCAAATATGCCATCGACGGATATGAAGTCGCAGGAAAAACGGGTACTGCACAAATTGCCGGTCCGACTGGAAGATATCTGGAAGGGAAAAATAATTACGTATTCTCCTTTTTAGGGATGGCTCCAAAAGATGATCCGCAATTGGTCATGTACGTGGCAGTGAAGCAGCCCAAGCTGGGTGCTTCTTATGTCGGAGCAGACCCATTGTCAGAGATTTTCAATCCGGTCATGCAGAATAGCCTGCAATATTTAAACATCAAGCCATCTGATGTGAAAAAACAAAAAGCGATTGACATCGCCGACTATACCAACCAACCTGAAAGCTCCGCCGCCAAGGAGCTGAAGGAACTTGGTTATGATGTAAGCACTATAGGGAGCGGGCGTAAAGTGCTCGATCAATCCCCGAAGGCTGGGAGCACGCTTCTGCAGGGCGAAAAAATCATCTTGAGAACGGAAGGTGAAATGAAAGTTCCGGATATGACAGGGTGGTCCTTGCGGGACGTCATGAAATTCGCTAATGTCGCCAAACTGGACCTCAAAACGACAGGAACGGGATATGTGAGTAAACAGAATCTCCAGGCAGGGAAAAAGGTGAAGGAAGGGGATTCCTTCCATATTGAATTATCCCAGCCAGAAGGGGCTACTGAAGATATCCCGAAAGATAAAAAAACCGAATGAGCAATGAAGGGGGGAATCCATCCGGGTTCCCCCCTTCATTTTTTTGAAGGTTTCTTAGTCTAGCATCAAGTAGACAAGCATATATTGAAGCATGTATGAAATGGAGGTGCCTGTTTTTGCGTGTTTCGAATGTTACTGTCCGAAAACGGCTGGCAATCGCATTGGCAGTGGGTATCGTAGTTTTTTTTATCATTGATATCCGCTTGGGAATTGTACAATTCTATCTAGGTGATAAGTTGACGGGGCTCGCTAAAGATTCCTGGAGCAGGAATATTCCTTTTGAGGCTAAGCGGGGAGAGATTTTGGATCGCAATGGTGTAGAGTTGGCAACGAATATTTCCGCCCCAACGGTCTATGTCATCCCAAGGCAGATTGAAGATCCCGATCAGACGGCGGGACAGCTTGCTTCCATATTGGATATGACCAAGGAAAAGGCTTATCAATGGCTGACGAAACAAGCGATGAGCGTCAGAATTCCCGAAGGCAGAAAAATATCCCATGAAAAGGCGAAAGAAATAAAAGCATTGGGGATAAAGGGCGTGTATATCGCTGAGGATTCAAAGCGCCATTACCCATTCGGTGAATATCTTTCACATGTACTCGGTTTCACGGGATCGGATAACCAGGGACTGATGGGAATTGAATTGTCCTATGATAAGGAGCTAAGCGGGAAGAAGGGGTTTGTTAAATTCTATTCGGATGCCAAAGGGAAGAGGCTGGAAAACATGGCCGATGACTATAAGCCTCCCGTTGATGGAGATAATTTGAAGCTGACGATCGATAGCAAAATCCAGACGATCGTGGAGAGGGAGCTCGATAATGCGGAGGCAACCTATGACCCTGATGGTCTTATCGCCATTGCCATGGACCCCAATACTGGCGAAATTTTAGCCATGTCCAGCAGGCCGACCTTCGATCCTTCTAATTTTCAAAATGTACCATCCGAAGTGTATAACCGTAATTTGCCGGTTTGGAGCATATATGAACCGGGATCGACTTTCAAGATCATCACCCTTGCTGCAGCGCTGGAGGAAGGGAAGGTGGATTTGCAGAGGGAACATTTTTATGACTCCGGGCATGTTGAGGTGGCTGGATCCACGCTCCATTGCTGGAAAAGCGGAGGACATGGCGATCAAACCTTTCTTGAAGTTGTCGAGAACTCATGCAACCCAGGTTTTGTGGAGTTGGGCAACAGGCTCGGGAAAGACAAGTTATTTAAATATATCAATGATTTCGGGTTTGGACAAAAAACGGGGATTGATTTAACCGGAGAAGGAAAAGGGATCATGTTCAATATGGATCGCGTGGGCCCGGTTGAGCAGGCAACGACCGCATTTGGACAAGGTGTGGCCGTAACGCCGATTCAGCAGGTGACGGCGGTATCGGCTGCCGTGAATGGCGGGACTTTATACACGCCATATATCGCAAAGGAATTGGTTGACCCAAAAACGGGAGAAGTACTTATGAGAAAGACCCCGCAGGCCAAGAAAAAGGTGATTTCGGAAGCGACCTCGAAAAAAGTGCGTGAAGCTCTTGAATCAGTAGTGGCGCAAGGCAGCGGTAAAGGTGCATTCGTCGAGTCATATCGCGTTGGCGGAAAGACAGGTACGGCGCAAAAAGCGGAAAATGGCCGCTACCTTGAAAATAATTATATTCTCTCATTCATTGGTGTCGCTCCAGCCGATGACCCGCAAATCGTCGTCTATATCGCGGTCGATAATCCGAAAGGAACGGTGCAATTCGGCGGTGTCGTTGCGGCTCCGATCGTCGGCAATATCATGGAGGATTCTCTAAGGGCGATGGGCGTCAAACCAAGGAAAAACCAGATTGAGAAGGAACGGGTCTGGACGGATCCCGTCATGGTCGAGGTGCCGGACGTGGTCGGAATGAGCAGAAAAGAGCTTCAAACCCAGCAAGTGGATTTGAAGCTCGATATAGCCGGAAATGGGGATAAAGTCATAAATCAAGCACCTGATGCGGGCATTAAGGTAAAAGAAGGCTCTACAATAAGAATTTATCTTGGCGAAAATAAAGATTAAGTATAATATAATAGATGAATAGTTTAAGCGGCTGAAGAATCATCAGCCGCTTTGTTTACGGAGGCGCGATAACCCCGTATAATTAAAAATGGTTTCTCGACAAGCCAAGGTTAATCACATATAATGAATCCTCAAATTAAGTTGAGAGGGATGGAAAAATGAAGCTTCAAAAATTACTATCTTATTTACACTCCTTATTTAGCCATGAAGGAGAGAATCCTGAAATCACCTCCATTGAAAATGATAACCGTAAAGTCAAAGACGGAAGTTTATTTGTTTGTATAAAAGGTTATACGGTCGATGGTCATGATTTTGCCCAATCCGCTGTTGAAAATGGAGCTGCGGCAGTCATTGCCGAACGGGAGCTGGATTTGCCTGTACCCGTAATCGTCGTCAGGGATTCAAGCAGGGCGATGGCGGTCCTTGCCGATGCATTCTATGGTCATCCGACGCAAAAGCTGCGTTTGATCGGAATCACCGGCACGAACGGAAAGACGACAACCAGTCATCTGCTGGAAAAGATTTTCGAGGATCGGCATGAAAAAACGGGATTGATCGGCACGATGTATACAAAAATTGCCGATAAGGTCTATGAAACAAAGAATACGACGCCCGATAGCGTTACATTGCAAAAGGCTTTTCATGAAA
Coding sequences within:
- a CDS encoding 2-dehydropantoate 2-reductase, producing the protein MRIGIIGGGAIGLLFASRLSGKHLVTLYTRTEQQASIINHDGLRLIEEGESRLLDSVMSKSLDEGITDHDLLITAVKQYHLPHILPAINSLDVPLLFLQNGYGHIAHLRKLKSPAVYVGVVEHGALRHDANTVEHTGLGLTRIASFKGELDRLSLVNEKIDGFPFIKSGDYRSMLLDKLVVNAVINPLTAILQVKNGSLITNAFYYQLFQELFDEISGILELENKAESFEHVKSVCMATAGNRSSMLKDLEKGSQTEIDAILGHILSMAEGKGKTFGLASSLYKMIKGKETQGG
- the rsmH gene encoding 16S rRNA (cytosine(1402)-N(4))-methyltransferase RsmH, whose translation is MFQHTTVLLKETVDGLNIKPDGVYVDCTLGGAGHSEYLLSQLSDKGRLYAFDQDETAIRNAKEKLESYGERIVLVPNNFKYLKEELNARGIEKVDGILYDLGVSSPQLDTPERGFSYNHDAPLDMRMDQSAAISAYDVVNSWSFHDLMRIFFQYGEEKFSKQIARKIEAAREIKPIETTFELVELIKEGIPAPARRKGGHPAKRVFQAIRIAVNDELGVFEDSLEQAISLLDMEGRISVITFHSLEDRICKTVFKKASSMPDLPPGLPVIPDEFKPTLKIITRKPILPSEDELEGNNRSRSAKLRIAEKQKI
- the mraZ gene encoding division/cell wall cluster transcriptional repressor MraZ, producing the protein MFMGEYHHNIDIKGRLIVPVKFRDNLGEQFVLTRGLDQCLFGYPMEEWKLLEEKLKALPLTKKDARAFTRFFFSAATECEIDKQGRINIPTPLTSYGQLEKECVILGVTNRIEIWSKSLWENYFSASEDSFAEIAENMIGFDI
- the bshC gene encoding bacillithiol biosynthesis cysteine-adding enzyme BshC, translating into MEMKDLALPSLNRFASDYLQNHLEAEDYFHYDLSKPAIYRDRYNELMNRAFSRRELSDYIQRYMSRFSSSEGVKGNIERLRRDDSVVVIGGQQAGLLSGPLYTIHKVISIIKLAEEQEKELGRPVIPVFWIAGEDHDLAEVNHVYVMKNGKPHKKTYPSYQPYKTMVSDVELETEKAEKWFEEIIETYGETAFTNKLLINMKETIKESKTFVDFFARLIHEWFHEYGLLLVDAADPDLRQIEKGHFVSMIQKSERIAEVVEDQQAFMQAKGYPKMIEMDRHAANLFYYDPEKKDRCLLERVEGGFSGKTAEASFSEAELLMIAQNHPERLSNNVITRPLMQEMLFPVLAFISGPGEIAYWAELKRAFELFSMKMPPIIPRLNITIVERGVLTDLEEMELTLETVLTEGTANAVKRYLEAVEDEKTADLFGKLKSQLEENHKKLSDHAVSLDKGIEPMLNKNMEFIQKQLDFIYGKIGDRTKERHAVTLKKYERIAHSLFPLESPQERIWNAFYYLNQYGTEFISDIMKLDYQFNNQHKLIFI
- a CDS encoding DUF3397 domain-containing protein, which translates into the protein MPNVVSSLVAIFITLPFVGYILFFIGAKQFTGNHRRSVQFAMDMSALLFVISVHYLIIAIWDKHILWVIMLIMIVNASVVVMVHYKVKEEIIFHKVVKGFWRVNFAFFFVAYILLFSIGLITSITKIFTT
- a CDS encoding RsfA family transcriptional regulator gives rise to the protein MSIARQDAWTHDEDLLLAEVVLRHIREGSTQLKAFEEVGKQLSRTSAACGFRWNSFVRKQYKSGIELAKRQRKEQAVLEPDAEQNPVAAVEHSKFEQEESQEEVQDSITLQKVILYLTKMDEFFQVDNREKERISAHSLLIEQENCRLQEENALLRENLNAVEEDYRALMQIMERARKLSVQEDEKTNPKVSFQMDKNGNLERVNK
- the ftsL gene encoding cell division protein FtsL — translated: MSSIAKKMQEQQYEDQHQQQTQTVVIRKAKISIGEVFLLCALAIMVAFMGVKIVSNQAAIYETNKEIQLVESKIDEQGKVNDDLKVQVAELSTYERIWKKAAALGFKLNKNNVKGVQ
- a CDS encoding enoyl-CoA hydratase/isomerase family protein, with translation MNRVIKVEKDLRGFMKVIFNRPEKRNAVNYQLMDELESILAEAARDDEVKMLVLTGAGTKAFCSGGDLSEFQDLYTEEEAFTMLSRMGEILYTLAVFPKPTLAYINGSAIGGGCEIATACDFRLAKSGVKLGFVQGTLGITTGWGGASILLEKIPGQKALKLLMDASIHKAEEAQGFGFVDEIVGEEGWEGFAEKLLRHETGVLAAYKKVLVNKWQASGLKGRMEAEIHECAKLWASDAHHAAVRRFLSMKK
- a CDS encoding N-acetyltransferase translates to MEYKVERLLVNFKTLEEFKKFKEYGIQELSMLDDLEGNIIENDSQSPFYGIFYGDKLVARMSLYKRSAKFDQYFDNSRDFLVLWKLEVLPNYQKKGYGKALVEFAKSLNMPIKTNPRVHSQDFWKKMGFSAVSYDMDRDLGENPLIWSPFDNQTKTETDTEE